From the Octadecabacter antarcticus 307 genome, one window contains:
- the ybgC gene encoding tol-pal system-associated acyl-CoA thioesterase, which produces MTHRFPLRVYYEDTDFGGIVYYANYLKFIERGRSEWVRDKGVDQVAMKRDDGVVFAVRRVEADYYSPARYDDELVVVTAVEAVTGARWIVRQTVERGGEVLFSALVTIVAINEAGAPTRLPAAFRRNLN; this is translated from the coding sequence TTGACCCATCGGTTTCCATTGCGGGTTTATTACGAAGACACAGATTTTGGTGGCATCGTCTATTATGCCAATTACCTGAAATTCATTGAACGTGGCCGCAGTGAATGGGTGCGTGACAAGGGCGTCGATCAGGTGGCCATGAAACGTGATGATGGTGTGGTGTTTGCGGTGCGCCGTGTCGAGGCGGATTATTATTCGCCTGCGCGATACGACGATGAATTGGTCGTGGTGACAGCTGTTGAGGCCGTCACCGGAGCGCGATGGATCGTGCGCCAAACGGTTGAGCGCGGCGGTGAGGTGTTGTTCAGCGCCCTTGTCACGATTGTTGCGATTAACGAAGCGGGCGCACCTACGCGTCTTCCGGCGGCTTTTCGCCGAAATCTAAACTAA
- the tolQ gene encoding protein TolQ, protein MEAATDFTMWGMFAHATIPVQFVMILLIIASVWCWAVIVDKWVQYRKARAEARIFDEAFWSGNPLDELFDRIGATPKGSSEKIFAAGMLEWRRSHRQDGGLIAGATARIDRSMDVAIAKETERLQRGLTVLATVGSSAPFIGLLGTVMGIMNAFIEIAEQQNTNLAVVAPGIAEALLATGLGLMAAIPAVIYYNKYSADADRVVRGYEAFADEFATILSRQLDF, encoded by the coding sequence ATGGAAGCAGCTACAGATTTCACAATGTGGGGCATGTTTGCCCACGCAACCATCCCCGTTCAATTCGTTATGATTTTGCTGATCATCGCATCTGTGTGGTGCTGGGCTGTGATCGTCGACAAGTGGGTTCAATATCGCAAAGCCCGCGCCGAAGCCCGTATATTTGATGAGGCGTTCTGGTCTGGCAATCCGCTGGACGAATTGTTTGACCGCATCGGTGCCACGCCAAAGGGGTCGTCGGAAAAGATATTCGCGGCCGGAATGTTGGAATGGCGCAGGTCGCACCGACAAGACGGTGGATTGATTGCAGGGGCCACAGCGCGGATTGACCGATCCATGGACGTGGCGATTGCCAAAGAAACCGAACGCTTGCAGCGCGGATTGACCGTGCTGGCGACGGTTGGATCATCTGCACCGTTTATCGGGCTTTTGGGCACCGTGATGGGTATCATGAACGCGTTTATCGAGATTGCCGAGCAGCAGAACACCAACTTGGCTGTTGTCGCACCCGGTATTGCCGAGGCGCTTTTGGCGACGGGTCTGGGCCTGATGGCGGCAATTCCTGCCGTGATTTATTACAACAAATACAGCGCAGATGCGGACCGTGTTGTCAGGGGCTACGAAGCGTTTGCCGATGAATTCGCGACCATTCTTAGCCGTCAGTTGGATTTTTGA
- a CDS encoding ExbD/TolR family protein: protein MAGSVIKSDGDGGGRRARRRGRRTMPMSEINVTPFVDVMLVLLIIFMVAAPLLTVGVPVQLPETAANALPSDDEEPLTVTLTAQGEVLIQASVVARADLIARLQGIAAQRDGDRIYLRADGANAWDDVAQIMGALNAAGFNNIGLVTDIGGPTLDGQDG, encoded by the coding sequence ATGGCTGGTAGTGTCATCAAATCCGACGGCGACGGGGGTGGGCGTCGTGCGCGCCGCCGTGGTCGCCGAACTATGCCGATGAGCGAGATTAACGTCACGCCGTTTGTGGATGTGATGTTGGTATTGTTGATTATTTTTATGGTTGCGGCCCCGCTGTTAACTGTCGGCGTTCCGGTGCAATTGCCTGAAACGGCCGCCAACGCGCTGCCGAGTGATGATGAAGAACCTTTAACGGTCACACTGACTGCGCAGGGTGAGGTTCTGATCCAAGCGAGTGTTGTCGCACGCGCGGACCTGATCGCGCGATTGCAGGGCATCGCGGCGCAGCGTGACGGCGACCGGATATACCTACGGGCGGATGGCGCCAATGCGTGGGACGATGTGGCGCAGATCATGGGCGCGCTGAATGCTGCCGGATTCAACAATATCGGTCTGGTTACAGACATTGGCGGGCCGACGTTGGACGGGCAAGACGGGTAG
- the tolB gene encoding Tol-Pal system beta propeller repeat protein TolB, with amino-acid sequence MTRFMTFFAAIIIAFAFIPPATAQEPLRLTLRDGVIEALPFALPTFQAEVAGSDGMAADISRVIAADLNGTGLFRQIPSSAFISTPASFGSPIAFADWRAINSQALVTGAVAVNGNQVTVKFRLYDVFSGAEMGEGLQFAGTASGWRRMAHKVADAVYSRITGESGYFDSRVVYVAETGPKDDREKRIAVMDYDGANVQYLTDSSTIVLAPRFSPSGDRILYTSYESGFPRINILDVATVMRQQMRTADGEMAFSPRFSRDGRQVIYSLANGGNTDIYRTDLATGQNMRLTNTPAIETAPSFSPDGSQIVFESDRSGTQQLYMMSANGGEPQRISFGNGRYGTPVWSPRGDLIAFTKQELGRFHIGVMRTDGTEERLLTSSFLDEGPTWAPNGRVIMFSRETQGSDGTTGLYSVDITGRNLRRVTTPQGGSDPSWGPLQQ; translated from the coding sequence ATGACCAGATTTATGACTTTTTTCGCGGCGATTATCATCGCCTTTGCATTCATACCGCCCGCGACGGCGCAGGAACCTTTGCGGTTGACCCTGCGCGACGGTGTGATTGAGGCATTGCCGTTCGCACTGCCCACATTCCAAGCAGAGGTTGCCGGGTCTGACGGCATGGCCGCAGACATCAGCCGCGTGATTGCCGCAGATTTGAACGGCACGGGCCTGTTCCGTCAAATTCCGAGTTCCGCGTTTATTTCGACCCCGGCAAGTTTTGGCAGCCCGATTGCGTTTGCCGACTGGCGCGCGATCAATTCGCAAGCATTGGTGACGGGTGCGGTGGCGGTGAACGGCAATCAGGTGACGGTAAAGTTCCGTCTTTATGATGTGTTCAGCGGTGCTGAGATGGGTGAGGGGTTGCAATTTGCTGGCACGGCGAGCGGTTGGCGTCGCATGGCCCATAAGGTGGCCGACGCCGTTTACAGCCGGATCACAGGTGAATCCGGATATTTCGACAGTCGGGTTGTTTATGTGGCGGAAACTGGCCCCAAGGACGACCGCGAAAAACGGATCGCGGTCATGGATTATGACGGTGCGAATGTTCAGTATCTGACCGATAGCAGCACGATTGTTCTGGCGCCGCGGTTTTCGCCCAGCGGCGACCGAATCCTTTATACCAGCTATGAAAGCGGATTTCCGCGTATCAATATTTTGGATGTGGCCACCGTGATGCGCCAACAAATGCGGACGGCGGATGGCGAAATGGCATTCAGTCCGCGCTTTAGCCGTGATGGGCGGCAGGTGATTTATTCACTGGCCAACGGTGGCAACACCGACATCTACCGCACGGATTTGGCCACAGGTCAGAACATGCGTCTGACCAACACGCCCGCGATCGAAACCGCGCCGAGCTTTAGTCCGGATGGGTCCCAGATCGTGTTTGAATCTGATCGTTCTGGCACCCAGCAGCTTTATATGATGTCCGCAAATGGCGGTGAGCCGCAGCGTATTTCCTTTGGAAATGGCCGATATGGCACGCCCGTTTGGTCGCCGCGCGGTGATCTGATCGCGTTTACCAAGCAGGAATTAGGGCGTTTCCATATCGGCGTGATGCGCACGGACGGCACCGAAGAACGTCTGTTGACGTCGTCATTTTTGGATGAGGGTCCAACATGGGCCCCCAATGGGCGGGTCATAATGTTTTCACGCGAAACCCAAGGGTCCGATGGCACGACGGGGCTGTATTCCGTGGACATCACGGGGCGCAATCTGCGACGCGTCACCACACCACAAGGCGGGTCCGATCCGTCCTGGGGGCCACTACAACAGTGA
- the pal gene encoding peptidoglycan-associated lipoprotein Pal yields MKHFITAALFVGVLALSACTNADRFNNFNGDGQDGANNIDQSTLGGNDDPSSPQFFSQTIGDRVMFAVDTSTLTAEGRNTLDGQSGWLSTNSDYLAVIEGHADEQGTREYNLALGARRANAVREYLISKGLASSRIRTVSYGKERPIAVCSEESCYAQNRRALTIISMGQSS; encoded by the coding sequence ATGAAACACTTTATCACAGCGGCTTTGTTTGTCGGAGTTCTCGCGCTGAGCGCCTGTACCAATGCCGACCGATTCAACAATTTCAACGGAGATGGTCAGGACGGTGCAAACAACATCGACCAATCCACACTTGGCGGAAACGACGACCCGTCCAGCCCGCAGTTTTTCAGTCAGACCATTGGCGACCGTGTGATGTTTGCGGTCGACACGTCCACGCTGACCGCCGAAGGGCGTAATACGTTGGACGGGCAATCTGGCTGGCTGTCCACCAATTCCGACTATCTGGCCGTGATCGAAGGCCACGCCGATGAACAAGGGACACGTGAATATAACCTTGCGCTGGGCGCACGTCGCGCCAATGCGGTGCGCGAATATCTGATTTCTAAGGGTTTGGCATCGAGCCGAATTCGAACGGTGTCTTACGGTAAGGAACGCCCAATTGCGGTCTGTTCTGAAGAATCTTGCTATGCACAGAACCGCCGCGCTTTGACGATCATTTCAATGGGCCAAAGCAGCTAA
- the ybgF gene encoding tol-pal system protein YbgF, whose translation MLRTLALIVAMAVPSGAAFAQDQTLADIRAELSVLFGDVAALRAELVASGLSGQGFAGTTPLDRLNTIEAELTRLTSKTENLEFRITRITRDGTNRIGDLEFRLCELEAGCDIGALGETPSLGGVDVEPTGPALETPLAGGQSLAIGEQEDFTRAQAAIASGDFRGAVDLLATFNETYPGSPVAADANLLRGQAYEQMGETTNAARAYLAAFSGNPEGPVAPAALTKLGRSLAALGQQRDACVTLGEVATRFPGAPEVGEAQDVMATLGCG comes from the coding sequence ATGTTAAGAACACTAGCCCTTATTGTCGCGATGGCCGTCCCTTCGGGGGCGGCTTTTGCGCAAGACCAGACATTGGCAGATATCCGCGCTGAACTGTCGGTCTTGTTTGGTGACGTGGCTGCGTTGCGCGCTGAATTGGTCGCGTCCGGTCTGTCCGGGCAGGGGTTCGCTGGAACCACGCCGTTGGATCGATTGAATACCATTGAGGCAGAGCTGACACGCCTGACATCCAAAACCGAAAATCTGGAATTCCGCATCACCCGCATCACGCGCGACGGCACCAACCGCATTGGCGATCTGGAGTTTCGGTTGTGTGAGCTTGAGGCGGGCTGTGACATTGGCGCCCTTGGTGAGACTCCGAGCCTCGGTGGCGTTGACGTAGAACCAACTGGCCCTGCACTTGAAACGCCCTTGGCGGGCGGGCAGTCGTTGGCGATTGGTGAACAAGAGGACTTTACGCGGGCGCAGGCGGCGATCGCCTCCGGTGACTTTCGCGGCGCCGTTGACCTCCTTGCGACCTTCAATGAGACCTATCCGGGAAGCCCCGTAGCCGCTGACGCAAATTTGTTGCGGGGGCAGGCGTATGAACAAATGGGTGAAACGACGAATGCTGCGCGTGCATATCTCGCGGCGTTTTCCGGCAATCCTGAGGGTCCGGTGGCCCCTGCCGCGCTGACCAAACTTGGTAGATCGCTCGCCGCCTTGGGCCAACAACGAGACGCTTGTGTGACTTTGGGAGAGGTCGCGACGCGGTTTCCGGGGGCGCCGGAAGTGGGCGAAGCGCAAGACGTGATGGCAACGCTCGGGTGCGGCTGA
- the tilS gene encoding tRNA lysidine(34) synthetase TilS produces MRLSSEQLIPLGNDGSLIHSIDTAFLTSEPKKIGVAVSGGGDSMALLHMCIWWANLVGVTVEAVTVDHGLRAEAADEAAVVAAFCKDQGVSHSVLNWDGALAEGNVQAAAREARYALMAGWAKSRGIAHMMLGHTADDIAETFLMRLARTSGVDGLAAMDARFDRDGVKWARPLWEQPRAQLRNYLRRHDVGWVEDPSNEDLSQTRPKARKILNALAPLGIDVGTLKSTAAFLSSARSALQCWAADEARRVVTFEHGDVIIPTRSCPPVHTEIERRLQLAAIGYINGEGYPPRKMALNYLDVALLKQDRHTVAGCFVTKVDGGLRYSRELNAVEGPIVWSNRNVAKIWDGRWSLSEDQNHDRAGDLTIRALGDTMKDVPDWCESGLPRASLMASPAVFDGETLIAAPVAGLQNGFSARIVADFASFLLSR; encoded by the coding sequence GTGCGGCTGAGCAGTGAACAGCTGATCCCACTTGGGAACGACGGCAGTCTGATCCATTCCATTGACACAGCTTTTTTGACGTCTGAGCCAAAGAAAATCGGTGTTGCAGTATCGGGTGGTGGCGATTCCATGGCCCTTTTGCATATGTGCATCTGGTGGGCGAACCTTGTGGGTGTCACCGTTGAGGCTGTGACAGTCGATCATGGATTGCGGGCAGAAGCGGCTGATGAAGCAGCAGTCGTGGCGGCCTTTTGCAAGGATCAGGGGGTTTCCCATAGCGTTTTGAATTGGGACGGCGCGCTGGCTGAGGGTAATGTTCAAGCCGCCGCACGCGAGGCGCGCTATGCGTTGATGGCAGGTTGGGCCAAGTCGCGCGGTATTGCACACATGATGCTGGGCCATACGGCGGACGACATCGCAGAAACGTTTTTAATGCGCCTCGCGCGCACATCAGGTGTCGATGGGTTGGCCGCTATGGACGCGCGGTTTGATCGGGACGGTGTGAAATGGGCGCGACCGCTGTGGGAGCAACCACGCGCCCAATTGCGCAACTATTTGCGCCGCCATGATGTGGGCTGGGTAGAAGACCCCAGCAACGAAGATCTGTCCCAGACCCGCCCCAAGGCCCGCAAGATCCTTAATGCTTTGGCGCCTTTGGGGATCGACGTTGGAACGTTGAAATCCACGGCAGCATTCCTGTCGAGCGCCAGGAGTGCGTTGCAATGTTGGGCTGCCGATGAGGCGCGGCGGGTTGTGACGTTCGAGCATGGCGACGTTATCATCCCAACGCGATCATGCCCGCCGGTTCACACGGAGATCGAGCGTCGTCTGCAATTGGCCGCCATTGGGTACATCAATGGTGAGGGGTATCCGCCGCGTAAAATGGCGCTGAACTATCTTGATGTGGCATTGTTAAAACAAGACAGGCACACCGTTGCGGGGTGTTTTGTGACTAAGGTGGATGGCGGTCTGCGCTATTCGCGTGAACTCAATGCCGTGGAAGGCCCCATCGTGTGGTCCAACCGAAATGTTGCCAAAATTTGGGATGGGCGTTGGTCGCTGAGCGAAGACCAAAATCATGACAGGGCAGGTGATTTGACCATTCGCGCCCTTGGCGATACGATGAAAGATGTTCCCGACTGGTGCGAATCTGGCCTACCTCGCGCCTCGCTTATGGCGTCACCTGCGGTGTTTGATGGAGAAACGCTTATCGCGGCACCTGTCGCGGGGCTACAAAACGGATTTAGCGCGCGCATTGTCGCGGATTTCGCTTCTTTCCTGCTTTCCCGTTGA
- the ftsH gene encoding ATP-dependent zinc metalloprotease FtsH: MGNARNLAFWVVLFVLVISLFNLFGNGQGTTQTNEKSYSEFVQAVDAGAVSQARVDGEKLFYRGSDNRTYQVIIGADTGVTDLLIDSGVPLTFEEQQQSGLTTFLVSLLPFLLLIGVWIFFMNRMQGGGKGGAMGFGKSKAKMLSEKSGRVTFDDVAGIDEAKEELEEIVEFLRNPQKFSRLGGKIPKGALLVGPPGTGKTLLARAIAGEAGVPFFTISGSDFVEMFVGVGASRVRDMFEQAKKNAPCIIFIDEIDAVGRARGVGMGGGNDEREQTLNQLLVEMDGFEANEGVIIIAATNRKDVLDPALLRPGRFDRQVTVSNPDIKGREKILGVHARKTPLGPDVDLRIIARGSPGFSGADLANLVNEAALTAARIGRRFVAMADFESAKDKIMMGAERRSMIMTDAQKEMTAYHEAGHAVVGITMPKCDPVYKATIIPRGGALGMVMSLPEMDRLNMFRDECHQRLAMTMAGKAAEVIKYGEDQVSNGPAGDIQQASQLARAMIMRWGMSDKVGNIDYSEAHEGYSGNTGGFSVSADTKGMIEDEVKAFIETGYQKALEILKEKNVEFERLGQGLLEYETLTGAEIKRVMAGDTLNRDDDDDGMDIPPVSGNSATAIPKTKPRKPKSDGNMEPEPSV, from the coding sequence TTGGGCAACGCACGTAATTTGGCCTTCTGGGTCGTGCTTTTCGTTCTCGTTATTTCGCTGTTCAACTTGTTTGGCAACGGACAGGGAACAACGCAGACCAACGAAAAAAGCTATTCGGAATTTGTGCAGGCGGTTGACGCAGGCGCAGTTTCGCAGGCCCGTGTGGATGGCGAAAAGCTGTTCTATCGTGGGTCGGACAATCGCACCTATCAAGTGATTATCGGGGCGGACACAGGGGTTACGGACCTGTTGATCGACAGTGGTGTCCCGCTGACGTTTGAAGAGCAGCAGCAATCTGGCCTGACGACATTCCTTGTCAGTCTGCTGCCATTCCTGTTGCTGATCGGTGTGTGGATTTTCTTTATGAACCGGATGCAGGGCGGCGGCAAAGGTGGCGCGATGGGCTTTGGCAAATCCAAGGCCAAGATGCTGTCAGAAAAGTCGGGTCGCGTGACGTTTGATGACGTGGCGGGCATCGATGAAGCCAAAGAAGAACTGGAAGAAATCGTTGAATTCTTGCGCAACCCGCAGAAATTCTCACGGCTTGGCGGTAAGATTCCGAAAGGTGCCCTTCTTGTGGGCCCCCCCGGTACGGGTAAAACACTGCTGGCACGCGCCATTGCGGGCGAGGCTGGTGTGCCGTTCTTTACGATTTCCGGTTCTGATTTTGTCGAAATGTTTGTTGGTGTGGGTGCATCACGTGTGCGCGACATGTTCGAACAGGCCAAGAAAAATGCGCCCTGTATTATCTTCATCGACGAGATCGACGCAGTCGGTCGTGCGCGCGGTGTTGGCATGGGCGGCGGCAACGACGAACGCGAACAGACATTGAACCAATTGTTGGTTGAGATGGACGGTTTTGAGGCCAACGAAGGTGTCATCATCATCGCAGCCACCAACCGCAAAGACGTGCTCGACCCTGCGTTGCTGCGCCCCGGTCGTTTTGACCGCCAAGTCACTGTGAGCAATCCAGACATCAAAGGTCGCGAAAAGATCTTAGGTGTCCATGCGCGCAAAACGCCGCTCGGCCCCGATGTTGACTTGCGGATTATCGCACGTGGTTCGCCAGGGTTTTCGGGTGCAGACCTTGCCAACCTCGTGAACGAGGCGGCCTTGACTGCGGCCCGTATTGGTCGGCGTTTTGTGGCGATGGCCGATTTTGAATCCGCCAAGGACAAGATCATGATGGGGGCTGAACGTCGCTCAATGATCATGACGGACGCGCAAAAGGAGATGACGGCGTACCACGAGGCGGGCCATGCGGTGGTTGGTATAACGATGCCTAAATGCGATCCGGTCTATAAGGCCACGATTATTCCGCGCGGTGGTGCATTGGGTATGGTGATGAGCCTGCCAGAGATGGACCGGCTCAATATGTTCCGCGACGAATGTCACCAGCGTTTGGCGATGACGATGGCGGGCAAAGCTGCTGAGGTCATCAAATATGGTGAAGATCAGGTGTCCAACGGTCCGGCTGGTGACATCCAGCAGGCCAGCCAGTTGGCGCGTGCGATGATCATGCGCTGGGGCATGTCCGACAAGGTCGGCAATATCGACTATTCTGAAGCCCACGAAGGATATTCCGGCAACACCGGTGGTTTTTCGGTCTCGGCCGATACCAAGGGCATGATCGAGGACGAGGTTAAGGCGTTCATCGAGACTGGTTATCAAAAGGCGCTCGAAATTCTTAAGGAAAAGAATGTCGAGTTTGAACGCCTTGGTCAGGGTCTGTTGGAATACGAAACGCTGACAGGTGCCGAGATTAAGCGCGTTATGGCGGGTGATACGCTGAATCGCGATGATGACGATGACGGTATGGATATCCCACCGGTGTCTGGCAATTCGGCTACAGCTATCCCGAAGACTAAGCCACGCAAGCCTAAGAGCGACGGGAACATGGAACCAGAACCGTCTGTGTAA
- a CDS encoding MOSC domain-containing protein, with amino-acid sequence MPALKRTHYTAEIVWLGAVMTDVRDALIAPARDMLELTFDGVEGAFHAGLTRPACMRVKSQYPKGTSIKNERQLSIVSQEELDQIAAKMGVDAVDPARLGATMVIKGIADFSHVPPSSRLQAPSGATVTVDMENRPCLFPAKSLMVDHGDSAKGFKPAAKDRRGVTAWVAAEGRVVVGDVLTLHIPDQPEWAP; translated from the coding sequence ATGCCCGCACTCAAGCGAACCCACTACACCGCCGAAATCGTCTGGTTGGGGGCCGTGATGACCGATGTGCGCGACGCGCTGATCGCACCCGCCCGCGACATGTTGGAGCTGACATTTGATGGGGTCGAAGGCGCGTTTCATGCCGGTCTGACGCGGCCCGCCTGCATGCGTGTGAAATCACAATACCCCAAAGGCACGTCGATCAAGAATGAACGCCAGCTTAGCATCGTGAGCCAAGAGGAGCTTGACCAGATTGCCGCCAAGATGGGTGTTGATGCGGTCGACCCTGCGCGTCTGGGCGCGACGATGGTGATCAAAGGCATTGCCGATTTTAGCCATGTGCCACCGTCTTCGCGGCTACAAGCGCCCAGTGGCGCGACGGTGACGGTGGATATGGAAAACCGGCCCTGCCTGTTTCCGGCTAAATCTTTGATGGTGGACCACGGTGACAGCGCGAAAGGGTTTAAACCTGCCGCCAAGGACCGTCGCGGTGTGACGGCATGGGTCGCGGCAGAGGGGCGTGTGGTGGTTGGTGATGTCCTGACTTTGCATATCCCGGACCAGCCAGAATGGGCGCCGTAA
- a CDS encoding formate--tetrahydrofolate ligase — protein sequence MGYKTDIEIAREANKKPIQEIGAKLGISSDDLLPYGHDKAKVSQSFINSVQGNKSGKLILVTAINPTPAGEGKTTTTVGLGDGLNRIGKKAAVCIREASLGPNFGMKGGAAGGGYAQIVPMEDMNLHFTGDFHAITSAHSLLSAMIDNHIYWGNELEIDIRRVVWRRVVDMNDRALRQITASLGGVANGFPREAGFDITVASEVMAILCLSNNLKDLEKRLGDMIVAYRRDRSPVFARDIKADGAMTVLLKDAMQPNLVQTLENNPAFVHGGPFANIAHGCNSVIATTTALKIADYVVTEAGFGADLGAEKFMNIKCRKAGLAPDCVVLVATVRAMKMNGGVAKADLGNEDVAAVNNGCANLGRHIGNLKSFGVPVVVAINHFVTDTDAEVQAVKDYVKTQGSEAILSQHWEHGSKGSEALATRVAEIADSGISAFAPIYPDNMRLADKIQTIAKRIYHADEALMDQKIRDQLKLWEEQGYGNLPVCMAKTQYSFSTDPTLRGAPTGFSVPVREVRLSAGAGFVVAVCGEIMTMPGLPRVPSAENIHLNDDGQIEGLF from the coding sequence ATGGGTTACAAGACTGACATCGAAATCGCACGCGAAGCCAACAAGAAGCCGATCCAAGAGATTGGCGCGAAGCTGGGCATTAGCAGCGATGATTTGCTGCCATATGGTCACGACAAGGCGAAAGTCAGCCAGTCGTTCATCAATTCCGTTCAGGGTAACAAAAGTGGCAAACTGATCCTTGTCACTGCGATCAACCCGACGCCTGCGGGCGAAGGTAAGACAACGACGACGGTTGGTCTGGGCGATGGTCTGAACCGCATCGGCAAAAAGGCCGCTGTTTGTATCCGCGAAGCATCGCTTGGGCCAAACTTTGGCATGAAGGGCGGGGCCGCTGGTGGTGGCTACGCGCAGATCGTGCCGATGGAAGACATGAACCTGCATTTTACGGGTGATTTCCACGCGATTACGTCTGCGCATTCACTGCTGTCGGCGATGATCGACAACCATATCTATTGGGGCAATGAGCTGGAAATCGACATTCGCCGCGTTGTGTGGCGTCGTGTCGTTGACATGAACGACCGCGCTTTGCGCCAGATCACGGCGTCTTTGGGTGGGGTGGCCAACGGGTTCCCACGCGAAGCGGGTTTCGACATCACTGTGGCGTCCGAAGTCATGGCGATCCTGTGCCTGTCCAATAACCTCAAAGACCTCGAAAAGCGGCTTGGCGACATGATCGTGGCCTACCGCCGCGATCGGAGCCCTGTGTTCGCACGTGACATCAAAGCCGACGGCGCGATGACGGTGCTGTTGAAAGACGCGATGCAGCCGAATTTGGTGCAGACGTTGGAAAACAACCCGGCGTTCGTGCATGGCGGGCCGTTCGCCAATATCGCGCATGGCTGTAATTCGGTCATCGCGACGACGACGGCGCTGAAGATTGCCGATTACGTTGTGACCGAAGCAGGGTTTGGTGCCGATCTTGGCGCTGAGAAATTCATGAACATCAAGTGTCGCAAGGCAGGTCTGGCACCTGATTGTGTGGTGCTGGTCGCGACAGTGCGGGCGATGAAAATGAATGGTGGCGTCGCCAAGGCAGATCTTGGAAACGAAGACGTCGCGGCTGTGAACAATGGCTGTGCCAACCTTGGCCGTCACATCGGCAACCTGAAATCTTTCGGGGTTCCGGTTGTTGTGGCGATCAACCACTTTGTCACTGATACTGATGCAGAAGTGCAGGCCGTGAAGGATTATGTGAAGACCCAAGGGTCCGAAGCGATCCTGTCGCAGCACTGGGAGCATGGATCCAAGGGGTCCGAAGCATTGGCAACACGCGTGGCTGAAATTGCCGACAGTGGCATCAGCGCATTCGCACCGATCTACCCTGATAACATGAGGCTGGCCGATAAGATCCAAACGATTGCCAAGCGCATTTACCACGCGGACGAGGCGTTGATGGATCAAAAAATCCGCGATCAACTGAAGTTGTGGGAAGAACAGGGCTATGGCAACTTGCCGGTTTGTATGGCGAAAACGCAATACTCGTTCTCAACTGATCCGACGTTGCGCGGTGCGCCGACTGGGTTCTCTGTGCCGGTGCGCGAAGTGCGTCTGTCTGCGGGTGCGGGTTTTGTGGTGGCTGTCTGTGGTGAGATCATGACGATGCCGGGCTTGCCGCGCGTGCCGTCCGCTGAGAACATTCATTTGAATGATGACGGCCAAATCGAAGGTCTATTTTAA
- a CDS encoding bifunctional methylenetetrahydrofolate dehydrogenase/methenyltetrahydrofolate cyclohydrolase yields MTATVIDGKAFAAKVRGLVGEQVAMLKADHGITPGLSVVLVGDDPASQVYVKSKGKMTVEVGMKSVEHRMDADVSETDLLAMVQSLNVDPTIHGILVQLPLPEHLNSDLVINSIDPAKDVDGFHISNVGLLGTGQKAMVPCTPLGSLMMLRDQLGSLSGLNAVIIGRSNIVGKPMAQLLLGDSCTVTIAHSRTKDLADVVRRADIVVAAVGRAQMVPGDWIKPGATVIDVGINRIDKPEGGTRLVGDVDYDSCAAVAGAITPVPGGVGPMTIACLLANTVTACCRANNLAEPEGLTA; encoded by the coding sequence ATGACAGCCACGGTAATTGACGGAAAAGCCTTTGCAGCCAAAGTGCGCGGATTGGTTGGTGAACAAGTCGCCATGCTGAAGGCGGATCACGGGATCACACCCGGTCTGTCTGTCGTGCTGGTCGGGGACGACCCTGCAAGCCAAGTCTACGTCAAATCCAAAGGTAAAATGACTGTCGAGGTTGGCATGAAGTCGGTCGAGCACCGCATGGACGCCGACGTGTCTGAGACGGATTTGCTGGCGATGGTGCAAAGCCTGAACGTTGATCCAACCATTCATGGCATTCTTGTGCAACTGCCGCTACCGGAGCATTTGAACAGCGATCTGGTGATCAATTCCATCGATCCAGCCAAGGACGTTGACGGGTTTCATATTTCTAACGTCGGGCTGCTGGGCACGGGTCAAAAGGCCATGGTTCCCTGTACGCCGCTGGGATCGTTGATGATGCTGCGCGATCAACTTGGGTCGCTGTCGGGTCTGAACGCGGTGATCATTGGCCGGTCAAACATTGTTGGCAAACCGATGGCGCAGCTTTTGCTGGGTGACAGTTGTACGGTGACGATTGCCCATTCGCGGACCAAAGATTTGGCGGATGTTGTGCGCCGCGCGGATATCGTTGTGGCTGCCGTTGGCCGTGCGCAAATGGTTCCCGGTGATTGGATCAAACCGGGTGCGACGGTGATTGACGTTGGCATCAACCGCATCGACAAGCCAGAGGGTGGCACACGTCTGGTTGGTGATGTTGATTATGACAGCTGCGCGGCCGTTGCTGGCGCGATCACGCCCGTGCCGGGCGGTGTTGGACCGATGACGATTGCCTGCCTGCTTGCCAATACTGTGACGGCGTGCTGCCGTGCAAACAATCTTGCGGAACCGGAAGGTCTGACTGCCTAA